In uncultured Fretibacterium sp., the following are encoded in one genomic region:
- a CDS encoding S9 family peptidase, producing MEKHEDKLSDARVAFHDLLGYRFLSAPRFSPDGSRIAFAVHRADLEGNRYLSDLWVYNLNTETCTPLTASGAERAFCWDPSGTALLFVSGRAPQPAEGAPSEPDTAPDSNSDARTTRIYSIPVTGGEARLLAEVPREVTELWALDEGRLMLRTVDPREPERFEDADYRVLEQIPFCTNGKGFTAQSRHTLSLFIPTSGELRDLSPRDLEVRRVRLSADRRRALITGVVYREVMPETSGVWEFDLESGEMAERVPQAHFAWSCADAFAGGLLLTGTDMKRHGHNENVRFYLARDGAPKCLTPELDRGLRNSVICDCRYGLTDQDQAFQVDGDRAWFVSTDGYRSHLHTVDAHGGVVQVSQELRSIEDYDVRDGRAAVVGLEGLGLQELYLVEAGRERRLTDFNAAALEGKDLSVPEYVRLENGTPEGLDCWYMRPVGFEVGKKYPTLLHIHGGPKMTFGDVFVHEMQCWAAEGFAVLFCNPRGSDGKGDAFADIRGRYGTVDYEDLMAFVDWASDTLPFVDRDRLGVTGGSYGGFMTNWIVGRTDRFRAAVTQRSICNWVSMAGITDIGYFFVPDQQAADIWSGVDELWNQSPLKYADQARTPTLIIHSDEDHRCELSQGLQFFTALRRNGVEARLCVFKGENHELSRSGRPRPRLARMQEIVRWFVEKV from the coding sequence ATGGAGAAACACGAGGACAAGCTTTCCGACGCGCGCGTCGCGTTCCACGACCTGCTCGGATACCGTTTTTTGTCGGCGCCCCGCTTCTCGCCCGACGGCTCGAGGATCGCCTTCGCCGTGCACCGGGCCGACCTGGAGGGCAACCGCTACCTCTCGGACCTCTGGGTGTACAACCTGAACACGGAGACGTGCACCCCCCTGACCGCGTCCGGGGCGGAGCGGGCCTTCTGCTGGGATCCCTCGGGAACCGCCCTGCTCTTCGTCAGCGGCCGGGCGCCCCAGCCCGCCGAGGGCGCTCCTTCGGAACCTGACACGGCCCCTGACTCGAACTCCGACGCCAGGACCACCCGCATCTACAGCATCCCCGTAACGGGAGGGGAGGCGCGTCTCCTGGCCGAGGTTCCCCGTGAGGTGACCGAGCTCTGGGCGCTCGACGAGGGCCGCCTTATGCTCCGGACCGTCGACCCCCGCGAGCCGGAGCGCTTCGAGGACGCGGACTACCGGGTTCTCGAGCAGATTCCGTTCTGCACGAACGGCAAGGGCTTCACCGCGCAGTCCCGCCACACGCTCTCCCTCTTCATCCCCACATCGGGGGAGCTCAGGGACCTGTCGCCCCGCGACCTGGAGGTCCGCCGGGTGCGCCTCTCGGCCGACCGCCGGCGGGCGCTGATCACGGGGGTCGTCTACAGGGAGGTGATGCCGGAGACGAGCGGCGTTTGGGAGTTCGACCTGGAGTCCGGCGAGATGGCGGAGCGCGTGCCCCAGGCCCATTTCGCCTGGTCCTGCGCGGATGCGTTCGCGGGCGGCCTGCTGTTGACGGGAACGGACATGAAGCGTCACGGGCACAACGAAAACGTGCGCTTCTACCTGGCGAGGGACGGCGCCCCGAAATGCCTGACGCCCGAGCTCGACCGGGGCCTGAGGAACTCCGTGATCTGCGACTGCCGGTACGGCCTGACCGACCAGGACCAGGCCTTTCAGGTGGACGGGGACCGGGCGTGGTTCGTCTCGACGGACGGATACCGCTCGCACCTGCACACGGTCGACGCGCACGGAGGCGTCGTGCAGGTCTCGCAGGAGCTGCGCAGCATCGAGGACTACGACGTCCGGGACGGCCGCGCCGCCGTGGTCGGGCTCGAGGGGCTGGGCCTCCAGGAGCTGTACCTGGTGGAGGCCGGGAGGGAGCGCCGCCTCACGGACTTCAACGCCGCGGCCCTGGAGGGGAAGGACCTGAGCGTCCCCGAGTACGTCCGCCTGGAGAACGGCACCCCCGAGGGGCTGGACTGCTGGTACATGCGCCCCGTCGGCTTCGAGGTCGGCAAGAAGTACCCGACCCTGCTGCACATCCACGGCGGTCCCAAGATGACGTTCGGGGACGTCTTCGTGCACGAGATGCAGTGCTGGGCCGCGGAGGGGTTCGCCGTGCTGTTCTGCAACCCTCGGGGCAGCGACGGAAAGGGGGACGCCTTCGCCGACATCCGGGGCCGTTACGGCACCGTCGACTACGAGGACCTGATGGCCTTCGTGGACTGGGCCTCCGACACGCTCCCCTTCGTGGACCGCGACCGCCTGGGCGTGACCGGCGGCTCCTACGGCGGGTTCATGACCAACTGGATCGTCGGCCGGACCGACCGCTTCCGCGCGGCGGTCACTCAGCGCAGCATCTGCAACTGGGTCTCGATGGCCGGGATCACCGACATCGGCTATTTCTTCGTCCCGGACCAGCAGGCGGCCGACATCTGGAGCGGCGTTGACGAGCTCTGGAACCAGTCGCCCCTCAAGTACGCCGACCAGGCGCGCACCCCGACCCTGATCATCCACTCGGACGAGGACCATCGCTGCGAGCTCTCCCAAGGGCTCCAGTTCTTCACGGCGCTCCGGCGCAACGGGGTGGAGGCGCGGCTGTGCGTCTTCAAGGGCGAGAACCACGAGCTGAGCCGGTCCGGACGTCCCAGGCCGCGCCTGGCCCGGATGCAGGAGATCGTGCGGTGGTTCGTGGAGAAGGTCTGA